From Streptomyces sp. NBC_01460, a single genomic window includes:
- a CDS encoding PP2C family protein-serine/threonine phosphatase produces the protein MDRPSAVERALREAAPHEIFDVLRSLIEDRFHALAVELVMADYAMTRLQPVGVLPHTLRPLPVHESAAGRAFGAQEPHCVYDAPASTVTVHLPVSVRGDRLGVLSVTVQATGDKVEADVVAELRLCADALAHEVVVAERDTDVFLQARRAERLTLAAEMQWQLLPGRSCARPEYSLGAQLEPAYAIFGDSFDWSASADDLYLTVSNGMGEGIDAALLTNLAVNALRNARRAGLSLSDQAYLADQAVHGQYGGAKYLATLLLRFHLPTGEVEIIDAGSPRVWRLRAGTVETIELEAQNPLGMFDDTAYVPQHFAVEPGDRLFFISDGVYDTLSPGGEKYSLRALAKSITSTRLLPASQVPRAMLQELLGHRGSGPAVDDSLVMCLDWHGRPDVERENQPPSTL, from the coding sequence GTGGACAGACCCAGTGCGGTTGAACGTGCCCTGCGCGAGGCCGCGCCCCACGAGATCTTCGACGTGCTCCGTTCCCTGATCGAGGACCGTTTCCATGCCCTCGCGGTGGAACTGGTCATGGCCGACTACGCCATGACCAGGCTGCAACCGGTCGGTGTGCTGCCGCACACCCTGCGGCCGTTGCCGGTCCACGAGAGCGCCGCCGGCCGCGCGTTCGGCGCCCAGGAGCCGCACTGCGTGTACGACGCCCCGGCATCCACCGTAACGGTGCACCTGCCGGTCAGCGTCCGGGGGGACCGCCTCGGTGTGCTGAGCGTCACCGTGCAGGCCACCGGGGACAAGGTGGAGGCGGACGTGGTCGCGGAACTCCGGTTGTGCGCGGACGCGCTGGCGCACGAAGTGGTCGTGGCGGAACGGGACACCGACGTCTTCCTCCAGGCCCGCCGGGCCGAGCGCCTGACCCTGGCCGCCGAGATGCAGTGGCAGCTGCTGCCCGGACGCTCGTGCGCCCGCCCCGAGTACAGCCTCGGAGCCCAGCTGGAGCCCGCGTACGCCATCTTCGGCGACAGCTTCGACTGGTCCGCCTCGGCCGACGACCTGTACCTGACCGTGAGCAACGGCATGGGTGAGGGGATCGACGCCGCGCTGCTGACCAACCTCGCCGTCAACGCCCTGCGCAACGCCCGCCGCGCCGGGCTGAGCCTGAGCGACCAGGCCTACCTCGCCGACCAGGCCGTCCACGGGCAGTACGGGGGCGCCAAGTACCTTGCGACCCTGCTGCTCCGGTTCCACCTCCCCACCGGAGAGGTGGAGATCATCGACGCCGGCTCTCCGCGGGTGTGGAGGCTGCGCGCGGGCACGGTCGAGACCATCGAGCTGGAGGCCCAGAATCCCCTGGGGATGTTCGATGACACGGCCTACGTCCCCCAGCACTTCGCCGTCGAACCCGGCGACCGTCTGTTCTTCATCAGCGACGGCGTCTACGACACCCTGTCACCCGGTGGGGAGAAGTACAGCCTGCGCGCCCTGGCCAAGTCGATCACCAGCACACGGCTGCTCCCGGCCTCTCAGGTGCCCCGGGCGATGCTGCAGGAACTCCTCGGACACCGCGGCTCGGGCCCGGCCGTCGACGACTCCCTGGTGATGTGTCTGGACTGGCACGGACGCCCCGACGTCGAACGGGAGAACCAGCCTCCGAGCACCCTGTGA
- a CDS encoding MarR family winged helix-turn-helix transcriptional regulator encodes MREAHASHDQHASRAAPEVGEVLERLEMAWEHHRGTLSTAPLSSVQTRVMYIIEREPGINLSALGRHLSAAAPSVTRLCDRLQAAGFLRRIPHTEDRRATQLELTEAGRTHLRGIRARREQVLRQAMDRMSPDAQHALATGLSALCEAVGEPTQQPGHRETA; translated from the coding sequence ATGCGCGAGGCCCACGCCTCTCACGACCAGCACGCTTCCCGAGCCGCGCCCGAGGTCGGCGAGGTGCTGGAGCGCCTCGAAATGGCCTGGGAACACCACCGCGGCACGCTCAGCACCGCACCGCTCTCCTCCGTCCAGACCCGTGTGATGTACATCATCGAACGCGAACCCGGCATCAATCTGAGCGCGCTCGGCCGTCATCTCTCCGCGGCCGCACCGTCCGTCACTCGCCTGTGCGACCGCCTCCAGGCCGCCGGTTTCCTCCGCCGCATCCCCCACACCGAGGACCGGCGCGCCACGCAGCTGGAACTCACCGAGGCCGGCAGGACCCACCTCCGCGGCATCCGGGCCCGCCGGGAACAGGTCCTGCGGCAGGCGATGGACCGCATGAGTCCCGACGCCCAGCACGCCCTCGCCACCGGCCTCAGCGCCCTGTGCGAGGCCGTCGGCGAACCCACCCAGCAACCCGGACACCGCGAAACGGCCTGA